In Seonamhaeicola sp. S2-3, the genomic window CTTGTCCATTGTCTTCAATTGTTAAGCAAATTACATTATTTTTTAATTTAAAACTAATATTTACTTTAGAAGCACGGGCATGTTTATAAATATTATGAAGCGTTTCTTGAATAATTCTATAAATATGAATCTTCTTTTTATTTGATACATCATCCCAATTAATAGTATCATCGTACAACAAATTATATTGAAGTTTATATGCTATTGATTGTGTTTCTACCAGTGTTTTTATAATATCAATAAAACCAGAGCCTGAAATAAAATCGGTATTTAATTCATGAGACACTTTTCTTATATCTTGCTCTATATTTTTTAATTCTTCAATATACTGGCTTCTTGTTTTTATAGCCTCTGGAGAGTTATTAAAGTTTAAACTATCTAAACTTAAACGTGTACCAAATAAACGCCCTAACACGCCATCATGTAGTTCTTCTGAAATTCGTTTTTTCTCAATGGTTCTTGCTTCCTCAATACTTTCATTTTGTGATAGCATAAGGTTATAAATTTCTTCGTTGGTTTCTTGTTGTTTTTGAATAAACTGAAGCTCTTTATTTTTATTTCTTTGCGTAATTACTAAATATAATAAGAACGATGCTATAATTACTACTACAGAAATTATAAATAACCACATACGTTCTTTAGCTATTTGTATGTTTTCTTGTTCAATTTTGTCTGTTTCAAATCTAATTCTAGCAAATTTATTTCTTATAGCTCTTTCATGTTTTAGTAAGCTATCATTAATTCTAACATAATCTTTTAAATGTTGGGCAGATTTTTCGCCATCTTCAATTTCTGCCAATAGTAAAAGAGAGGTTAAATAATCATCATTAAAATAGTTTTTAGCTAAATCTTTTGCTTTATAACCATAAAATTTAGCAGAGTCTTTTTGGTTTAAGTCATTATAATATTCTGCTATATGCTGATTTATTATAACAGAATTATATCCTCCTGGATTTACATCTTCTGCTATTTTTAATGCTTTAAAATATAATTCTGGAAGCTGCTTTCTTTTTTTAGATAGGTATAAAGTATGGGCATAATTATCTAGTACCAAGGCATAAAAATCTGGTCGTTCTTTTAATAAATTATCTTCATCTAAAATTTCTTTGTATTTCTCTAAAGCTAAAGTGTAATTACCAGATTTTTTATATGATAATGCTAAATTGTTTCTTGAATTTTGAAGTGTTGATTTATTATTTTTTAGCAATCTTTTTAATTCTATTGCTCTATTATAATATGCAATAGATTCATCATACTGTTCTAACTGACCAAAAGTAAGCCCTAGTAGATTATACAAATAAGACTTATATCTTATTACTCTATCAGTTTGTTTTAATGACTCTAATAAAGAAATAGCTTCAATGGCAGTAACCTCACAACCGGTAAAGTCTTTTTCATTGTTTTGAATAGCCGCAATTCCATACAAAGTTATGGCTGTTCTAAACTTATCATTTTTACTTCTATATATTTTTTCTGCTTTTTGGTAGTGGTAATAAGCACTATCTCCAGAAAAACTATATCTATAAATTTCGCCTATTTTATAATGCGCATTGGCAATTAACAAAGAATCTTTAGTCTTAGAATTAAGAATAGATTTTTGAATAGAATCAATATTTCTTAAATCATTTGAACTTTGTGCAAATGACAAGCTAAACCAGAATAATACAAATAAATGGACTAATTTAAATTTCAAAAAATATTGATTTAACTATTTATCCAAATGTATTTATAATTTTTTAATTCTAGGGTAAAACAAAAAAAGCTCTTTACTTTTTGTAAAGAGCTTTTTAAAAATTATGTATGCAGGCTTTAGTCTATTACACCGCCACCTGTATAAGGCATTGTTTGTTCTGGGTTTCTAAGTACATCATCTTCGCTTAAATCTTGTTTTGTACAAGATGTTAAAGATGCTAGAATTACGGCTACAATTAAAGTAATTTTTAGGGATTTCATATTAATTTCGATTTTAAGGTTAAACTATTAAACTATTTTCTCTATTTAAATTTTTAATAAAATTCTTTAACTAAGACTCTGAAAATTCAAAATCTCTGTTGAGGGAAAATGGAATAATTAACTTTTAAAACCGAATGCAAACTAGCATACAGATTTATACAAAATATATTGTTTGAGGGGAATGTGACCTCACAGTCACTTTAAATGGATTAATTTTTCTTAAATGGCAGAGGGAATTGTTATGCCTTTAAGACGTGACTAAAGTAATTGCAAGCATTAGTTAAAACACAAAAAATCGATGAAATGCGTATTTTATCGTTGAAATGCATCGATAAACGGTAATGTAGTTGTTTTAATAATATTTTTAGGCATTAAACACTTTATGGAACATGCTCAAAAATTGTACAAATTACTTCAATGTAGATTTACTTTTTATAAGTGTTGTTTTAACAATTTTTGTTTTAACCTCTTCTTTTAAATGCTTATTTTGAAGTCTATGAACTAACATTTGTGCTGCTTTGGCACCTATAAGTTTAGCGTGTTGCCTTATTGTAGTTAATCTTGGTAATGCATGGTTAGAGTCTGATTTACTAGCAAAACCAATTACAGAAATATCTTTAGGCACTTTTCTTCCTAAATTAACGGCTGTATTTATGGCTATAATTCCAGATGAGCTATCGGCTGCAATTACTCCATCAATATTTTTATTCTTTTTAAAGAAAGATTTTATTTTTTTTTGATGATCATCTTTCTTTTTAATCTTCAATATTAGAGGCTCCATAGTTTGACTTTCTAAAATGGCTTTTGTATAACCTCTTTCTCTTAATTTGCCAACACTTAAACCTTGAATATTACTAATAAATACAATTTGTTTTCTATTTTCTTCTATTAAACCTTTAGTGGCATTATAAGTAGCATCAAAATCATCTACAATTACTTTATCACACATGACATCATGTGCTACCCTATCAAACATAACAATGGGTAACCCTTGGTTTATAGTTCTTTTAAAATGTTCTACTTCATTCTTTTCTTGAGTTTCTTCGGCTACTGATAAAATAAACCCATCTACACTACCATTAGCTAAAATTTGAAGACCTTCTTTTTCTTTTTCTAAAGATTCGTTAGAAATACAGGTTATTATATTGTATCCTAGCTTTGTAGCTTCCCTCTCTATACCAAAAAGTACTTTGGCTAAAAAATGATTTAAAATATTAGGTATAATTACACCTATAGTTTTAGTTTGATTTTGTTTTAAACTTAAAGCTACTTTATTGGGCTTATAATTATAAAGTTGAGCCAATTCTTTAACACGTTTAACCGTTTCTTCACCAATCTCTTCACTATTGTTTAATGCTTTTGAAACTGTAGAAATTGAAACATTCAACTCTTTTGCCAACTGTTTTAAAGTAACCATATTTTATAATACCGTGTTTTATCTGATACGCAATTTACAAAATTACTTCTTTGTAAAAAGTAATTGTGTTTTTTTGATTAGTTTAATTTAAAATTTTTACTTGTTTAACTCACTTTTCTATATAAACCTTATAATAATTTGTCCTTTTTGTACATTAGCACTTCAATTTTAATTAAACTATGAGCGGGGTTTCTGAACTAAAAATAAAAGATAAGACTTTATCTTATGACACTATAAAAATTGAACCTTTTAGGAAAAACGTTAGAAAAACATCTCCGCATAAACATAATAAATATCTTGAGTTTGTTTATTTTACTAACGCCACAGGTTACCATGTAATAGATAATTTAAAAATAGATATTACCCCGCCTATGTTTTTTGTTGTTAGAAAAGAACAAATTCATTTTTGGAACCTCACTTCAGAACCTGATGGGTTTGTTATCATTATCAAAAAATCTTTTTTAGATAATTGTATTGACATAGAGATAAAACACTTATTACTTAAAATAAGTGCTTATACGCATTTAACTCCTCAAGATAACAAAACCATTATATGCCTTTTTAAATTATTAATAAATGAAAACCAATCTAAAAATAAAAATAATACAATTATTGAAGGGCTTTTTAAAGCATTGTTAGGTAAATTACTTCAATTTAAAAAACAAAAACCTCTTATTAACAATAGCATTTATCAAAAATTTATTGAATTGCTTTCTGCCCAAGACAAACTTTTTAATAGTGTTGAACACTTTGCAGACTTACTAAATACAAGTCCACAAAACTTAAATGCTAGTTGTAGAAATGAATGTGGTAAATCTGCTTCTGAAGTTTTATCAGATTTTATTCTTAGCGAAGCTAAACGACTGCTTCTTTACACTGACAAAACTATAACTGAAATTGCCTATTCTTTATCTTTTAAAGACAACTCTCATTTTACAAAATATTTTAAAAGACACGTAGGTTTTACCCCAAGCACATACAGAACCAATCATTTAAGTTAAATACCATTTTATTTTCAAAAAGACCATTCAACCTACTTTAAATAATTTAGTTTAGCCGCTAATAACATTAAACCCTATTTAAGCTAAACTGTTTTATGAAAAATACTATTTCATTTTTATTATTATTTATTTTATTCTCTGCTTTTACTTTTGCCCAAAAAGGGAATATTAAAGGACTTATTATAGATAACAACTCTAAAGACCCCATTCCTTTTGCAACGGTAGTTATTTTAAATAATAATTCTGATACAGTTTCGGGTGCTATTTCATCTGATGATGGCACTTTTAACGTTAGCAATATAAAATTTGGGACTTATAGCGTACAAATATCTTTTATTGGTTATGAAACTACAACAATAAGCAACGTAACAATCTCAAAAACGTCTAATGAAGCTAATATTGGTTCTATTTTATTAAAACCTCAACTAGAATCTTTAGATGCTGTAACTATTAAATCTCAAACCAAAACAGCAACAACCAAAATAGACCGAAAAGTTTATAATGCCAGTGATTTTGCCACAGCAAAAGGTGGTAATGCTGCCGATGTTTTAAATAAACTACCTTCTATTACAGTAGACCCAAGTGGTGATGTTTCGGTTAGAGGCACTAGTGATTTTATGGTTTATTTAAACGGTAAACCTACAAACATTAAACCCTCTGTATTATTAGGCCAAATTCAATCTAATAATATTAGCAAAATAGACGTCATTACAGTACCTACAGCTCGTTATGATGCACAAGGTAAAGGTGGCATTATTAATATTACTACCAAGAAAAATATCAACCAAGGCTTATCGGTTTCTGTAAATGGATTAATTGGGGGAGCTCCATGGGGTAATTTAACCGATGAATATAGCGAACATGACTTAAAAGATGACCGTTATGGTGGCGGATTTAATATAACATACGGAAAGAAAAATATAACTCTTTATGGCGGATTCAATTACAATATGAAAAACGTAAACGGTAAACGCTCTGGAGAAGCAAGGGTTTTTGTTAATCAACCCGAAGGTGATTTTTTTCATATGAATGCCAAAAATGGGCAACGTCCGGAATGGTACGAAAACTATACAGCAAACGCTGGAATAGACCTTGATTTATCTGATACTAAAAAATTATCATTCTCATATTTCTACGGAAATAGAAATGAAGGAAGAGCTGCATATTACATTTACAACACGTTTTTTGCAAACGCAGACCAATCTAACAAAGACATAGCAACAGAGCAATTTATGTACAATCCTAATATTGATGATAGATACGGTGAGTACAACACCTTTAATGTAGATTATTCTGTTACATTAAAAAATGATGCTTCTTTTAAAATGGCTGCAGCATATGAAACTTCTAAGCTAAGTAGAGCGTTAAATAACAAAAACTATTTCTATAACACTAGAGCCGAGGTTGATAATGATATTGACAATAATTATGCAAATGCTAATCTTGTTGATAATTATTCATTATCAGACAACACACCACTAAAAGGACTTCGTTTTAATACAGATTATGAAAAACAAATTGATGAATTTAGCACTTTTGGCACCGGCGCTCAAATTCAATATACTAATATTGAAGGTGAATTTTATTTTAATAACACCCTTGTTACAAAAGATTTAGATAACACCATTGACTTAACTAGAACTGTATACGCTGCCTATGCCGATTATTCTGCTAACAGAGGAAAACTTAGTTATATTTTAGGAATACGTGCTGAGTATGGCGATCAAACTTTAAAAATAGGCAATACCGATTATGTTCCTATTTTTGGAGCAGATTTAGACCAAAACTACACTCAAAATAAATTAGATATATTTCCTTCGGCGCATTTTAATTACAAATTTAACAAAACCAATAACCTTACCTTAGCTGGTAGCCGTAGAATTAATAGAGCATCTGTTACTAAATTAGCTCCGTTTTTATACCGTCGTCATTTTGAAGTTTACGTGGTTGGAGACCCAGAATTAGAGGCTGAATATTTAAACAATGTTGAAATTACATTTGAAAAAACACTAGGAAAAAACACCTTTGGGTTAACAGGGTTTTACAGAGGAACTGATAACACCGTTTTTAGAGTAAACACCGTTACAACAGCAAACGAAAACCCCGAATTAAATACTATTTTAAACGAAGATGTATTAATTAGATCTTACACCAATGCTGGTAATTCTACATCATTAGGAGCCGAATTGAACATGAATTTAATTGCCAACTCTTGGGCTAAATTCTTTATTGGCGGTTCTTTGTACAACTACCAAATTAAAGGAGAAGTTTTTGGTTATAATGTTGACCAAAATAGTACAAATTGGTCTTTAAAAGCAAATGCTAATTTTACCCTATCTAACAAGCTAAGATTTAATTATGATTTTAGCAGGATATCTAACACAGTAACATCACAAGGTCAAAATGATGCCTTTTCAGTTTCTAACATTGCTTTAAGTTATCAACCTTCTAACGCATGGGATATTTCTGTAAGAGGTTTAGATATTTTTGCTCAAAATGATACTGGTTTAGACACCAATGCCTTTAACGCATCTAATCAACAAATCTTTTATCAAGAAACTTTATATGAAAGAGTTGGCCCTATAGTAGAATTTGGTGTAACCTATTCACTTAACATGAATAACAAGAAGAAAAAAACTAAAGATTTTCAAGGAAACAAACACTTTAAATAGTAAGCAAACTATTTTAGTGAGTACACATAAGTTCTAAAACAAAACAGCATCCCTCTATTACAATGTAATATTAGGATGCTTTTTGAGGGACCCCTCTCACAAAATCCCTTTTGCTATTAATTACTACTTATACTAATCTTTAGAGAAAGTTCCTTTTTATAAGAAACTTGATTCTTTTTAAAAGGTTGCTCCCAAATTTCTATATAGTCATTGTTTGCCAATTCAACCTCTCCGTAAATTGAATTTTTTAACGTATTGGTTTGTACCAATTCTGAACTACTTTTTCTAATCACAAAAACGCTACTATCTATAATAGACTCATTTTTAACCTCTGCAGTTACTTTAAACTTTCTTGTTTTTTCACCTATGTAAATTATTCTATCGTTATAATGTTTTGATAATCTGAATATTTTATCGTTCTCAAACACAAAACCATTTTTATCGGGATTAACAGAGCACTTAAAATAAGTAATACCAGACGGTAAAACTTGAGCGTTTTTTCTTGTTTTTACATTTAAATATACAGCGCCTTTATTTACAACAACTGCTCCTTCTTCATTTAAAAACTCATTTTCAACATACATGTTAGTTTCATCTGCTATAAACAAAACCCCTTCATTAACAACTTGAGCAAAACAATTAAATGAACTAAGTGCTAATAAAAACACCCATATTATGCGTATCTTCTTAACCGTCATTTTTTTATTATTAATGTTGCTCACCTTTTTTAGTAATTGTTTTTTATAAAATCTTATCTTCTAATTATTATAAAATTGTTTGTCTTTTTCTATAGAATAGTTTTTAGCTAACTCTAAGTCTTTAAAAACACCAAATGGTGTAACTGGGTTATATATCCTTTTATATGTCGTTATTAATAATCTAATACCAATGGTATTAACAACAAAAGCTTCGGATATTCTAAGCTTTATAAGTTCTGGACTATTAGCTATTAACTTAGCTGCTGAAATTGAGAACGTACCCCGAGTATTTCTAACATCTATAATAAATGGCATAGGCGTGCCATTACATAATTTGCTAATAGCATTTATATACCTTTTTACTAAACCATAATTCAATTTAGAATTAGAATCGTTATTTGTAAACTTACAATGAAGAAACTTTGAATTATCTATCCAAAACATAGCGTTTTCTAATATTATTATTTCTTCTATTGTTTTTTTAGTAACAGGCATTAAATTGCTCATAATCTTTACTACAAAACTTTACTGATTGGTTATAACTTGTAAAAACTTTATTAGGCACTACAGCCCCACATTTAAAACTGCACAAATCAAAAAGCAATTTCAAGTCAAATGACTTAACTAAAAATGATTTTGAAAGCACTAATGATTTAATATTTGAATTACGTGATAGTATCTTAAAAACTCTAAAAGCATCAAGCTTACTAATTTGCGTTAAATCAAAAATTATCGGTTTATAGTTAATTTCTGATAACGTAGGTATAACCTCAATTAAAATATCTTCCATTTCAAGCAGAAGAAATCTTTTATCTAATTTTCCTACAAACTTACATTGGATAAAATTATGGTCTAACCCAAATTCCATATTATCAAATACAACTTCCTTTTTCATCGTTCTTTATTACAAAAACCACGAAACAACTGATGTGCCAAACAAGATTTTAAGCACAAACAAACACGTAAACTACTGACGTTGTGGTTTTTATAAAAATGTACAGATATACTAACAAACAAAAGCCACACGGTATTCCGTGTGGCTTTTGTTTAAAATTGTAAAATTAACGGTATTCCGTTACTGTTTTGTTGGTTTTAATATACCTAACTTGGTCATTTTATCTCTAAGTGTACTAGGTTTTAAGTTTAACAAAGTAGAGGCACTATCTTTTCCC contains:
- a CDS encoding helix-turn-helix domain-containing protein, whose translation is MSGVSELKIKDKTLSYDTIKIEPFRKNVRKTSPHKHNKYLEFVYFTNATGYHVIDNLKIDITPPMFFVVRKEQIHFWNLTSEPDGFVIIIKKSFLDNCIDIEIKHLLLKISAYTHLTPQDNKTIICLFKLLINENQSKNKNNTIIEGLFKALLGKLLQFKKQKPLINNSIYQKFIELLSAQDKLFNSVEHFADLLNTSPQNLNASCRNECGKSASEVLSDFILSEAKRLLLYTDKTITEIAYSLSFKDNSHFTKYFKRHVGFTPSTYRTNHLS
- a CDS encoding tetratricopeptide repeat protein, which produces MKFKLVHLFVLFWFSLSFAQSSNDLRNIDSIQKSILNSKTKDSLLIANAHYKIGEIYRYSFSGDSAYYHYQKAEKIYRSKNDKFRTAITLYGIAAIQNNEKDFTGCEVTAIEAISLLESLKQTDRVIRYKSYLYNLLGLTFGQLEQYDESIAYYNRAIELKRLLKNNKSTLQNSRNNLALSYKKSGNYTLALEKYKEILDEDNLLKERPDFYALVLDNYAHTLYLSKKRKQLPELYFKALKIAEDVNPGGYNSVIINQHIAEYYNDLNQKDSAKFYGYKAKDLAKNYFNDDYLTSLLLLAEIEDGEKSAQHLKDYVRINDSLLKHERAIRNKFARIRFETDKIEQENIQIAKERMWLFIISVVVIIASFLLYLVITQRNKNKELQFIQKQQETNEEIYNLMLSQNESIEEARTIEKKRISEELHDGVLGRLFGTRLSLDSLNFNNSPEAIKTRSQYIEELKNIEQDIRKVSHELNTDFISGSGFIDIIKTLVETQSIAYKLQYNLLYDDTINWDDVSNKKKIHIYRIIQETLHNIYKHARASKVNISFKLKNNVICLTIEDNGQGFDINKVKSGIGLKNINSRISEINGNLNISSKIDIGTTVIIEVPIP
- a CDS encoding TonB-dependent receptor, with amino-acid sequence MKNTISFLLLFILFSAFTFAQKGNIKGLIIDNNSKDPIPFATVVILNNNSDTVSGAISSDDGTFNVSNIKFGTYSVQISFIGYETTTISNVTISKTSNEANIGSILLKPQLESLDAVTIKSQTKTATTKIDRKVYNASDFATAKGGNAADVLNKLPSITVDPSGDVSVRGTSDFMVYLNGKPTNIKPSVLLGQIQSNNISKIDVITVPTARYDAQGKGGIINITTKKNINQGLSVSVNGLIGGAPWGNLTDEYSEHDLKDDRYGGGFNITYGKKNITLYGGFNYNMKNVNGKRSGEARVFVNQPEGDFFHMNAKNGQRPEWYENYTANAGIDLDLSDTKKLSFSYFYGNRNEGRAAYYIYNTFFANADQSNKDIATEQFMYNPNIDDRYGEYNTFNVDYSVTLKNDASFKMAAAYETSKLSRALNNKNYFYNTRAEVDNDIDNNYANANLVDNYSLSDNTPLKGLRFNTDYEKQIDEFSTFGTGAQIQYTNIEGEFYFNNTLVTKDLDNTIDLTRTVYAAYADYSANRGKLSYILGIRAEYGDQTLKIGNTDYVPIFGADLDQNYTQNKLDIFPSAHFNYKFNKTNNLTLAGSRRINRASVTKLAPFLYRRHFEVYVVGDPELEAEYLNNVEITFEKTLGKNTFGLTGFYRGTDNTVFRVNTVTTANENPELNTILNEDVLIRSYTNAGNSTSLGAELNMNLIANSWAKFFIGGSLYNYQIKGEVFGYNVDQNSTNWSLKANANFTLSNKLRFNYDFSRISNTVTSQGQNDAFSVSNIALSYQPSNAWDISVRGLDIFAQNDTGLDTNAFNASNQQIFYQETLYERVGPIVEFGVTYSLNMNNKKKKTKDFQGNKHFK
- a CDS encoding LacI family DNA-binding transcriptional regulator; its protein translation is MVTLKQLAKELNVSISTVSKALNNSEEIGEETVKRVKELAQLYNYKPNKVALSLKQNQTKTIGVIIPNILNHFLAKVLFGIEREATKLGYNIITCISNESLEKEKEGLQILANGSVDGFILSVAEETQEKNEVEHFKRTINQGLPIVMFDRVAHDVMCDKVIVDDFDATYNATKGLIEENRKQIVFISNIQGLSVGKLRERGYTKAILESQTMEPLILKIKKKDDHQKKIKSFFKKNKNIDGVIAADSSSGIIAINTAVNLGRKVPKDISVIGFASKSDSNHALPRLTTIRQHAKLIGAKAAQMLVHRLQNKHLKEEVKTKIVKTTLIKSKSTLK